One region of Pygocentrus nattereri isolate fPygNat1 chromosome 14, fPygNat1.pri, whole genome shotgun sequence genomic DNA includes:
- the topaz1 gene encoding uncharacterized protein topaz1 isoform X7, which translates to MQPPHRIKLNRSAFRPESVSASKRRRSGCDPRVPPTGARAADAARADHMHREPPIPPARERHTGYDSGTAPLSAGGVGASSGGAGIRSAGFAIGVGGDEKHVRHAQTEPAAAECGINGNMRVESASASCAPTQLARAAVAERRTRGRSAATTEITRLRSRASNRNKNAELKRRYGLVTRFGSGRRVKRSVKSSCCAFCGDVKNTPPASKKRARVRKPGSRRPDPPRRWEGAKLRPAVQAQQKPRLVVGLGKFPKVKLCDVARVFHVTSREFSCVLPAVLHQKREHKGVQCFEREYMSLLPHSHHGERISDILVGLEGCTGPADNHVGRILDNERMTLTSGEGNVRVSSNHDGFQHNGEAGGSAVALTGQEEAPTATPVLRVPPLVLQCEPTFNEVGFPDHLQGNPAVDHNASAVGQSEECCCPLEEESGSEDSEDKAYSPLSFSCQRTQAYVTRSRLSCARAYKSWPFPRRGPLSELKSSVYTGPRWIVTPAASDVADHGISKVQTSLSVTPGENIRENPYKRLQSSVESTVDQNRQGQSSSANLSRMEKNPSEVVEIPKVSTAEYQKNPDKGQEPCNHSHTGPDPSADTEFVHFPQLRFPYLVLLKKRNSEAGVTCSPEVSCDQDNFSGLLSAQHHDIPGKRTDELNVVPTPEPVSVPQLGPVEQSLSGGAGHFQHNSLTRRALQSSLDLLHPPEEPISKAAPEMVCSKTEPQATSSVTSNSAVETRTNLLHPEKTDQPDLTGGRRWKKSFSSLMSRVDDDESSFSSSSSSEDYHNSNLSSSSDSEGPSLQDEMRELGKADRDSSPVRSPKCSPVAGGDLDVLRAYEEDAIVLDVIQDDPELFGAVVMETEERQTQKISPEAGKEARQMSSQPGKTAMLQSRQRIVWGLESTRRTAQIKLENSDGFSAVKAGGKPQGSVTQQVHSRTWTPRNPVVKPEQTLTDCNNNLDKRCADLNANSAGSSWLVVDARSNVHGAAGIGSSVPKPSPLSYCRFYFSEHHSCLRNMCWFLHLPRDEDEKFCMDTVQKFCRAGSPSLVQRAVEVFVGYYRTNSPGVSFSQNIVNSLLSSLLNLALLTDLLPVINTLLSHNRAAPPELVMVLYEQVRERGQLSLVPELIFLTSKMIDAGCVFTVNQCEMMQSELQMLQVPRQQMIIFHAVKCRALATNPLTAEVSALSEAVVQIEVCKQQENWPGLASVFCRVCASRHSAGELARFCCCVTTALLKEPKDKLTLPYEPFAESVCQEVPSDRLVKSFLGRVGVSLMIRYHRMHDWAKGVKLVLVMSRLHVEFSKLKGLFGNEDGMSRCQVITMATELFLQSGSIEGALNVLRADEWFVSSSMWPCDQADVENRRRVLIVLAGKTSHRDTLEVLSNLPGLRQPLDGVQLGHQRRTFTASERHP; encoded by the exons ATGCAGCCGCCGCACCGGATTAAACTGAACCGCAGCGCGTTCAGACCCGAAAGCGTTTCGGCTTCAAAGCGGCGGCGCTCCGGCTGTGACCCCCGCGTTCCTCCCACCGGGGCGCGCGCGGCGGATGCAGCCCGAGCCGACCACATGCACCGGGAACCGCCGATCCCACCTGCCCGGGAGCGCCACACAGGGTACGACTCAGGTACCGCTCCGCTCAGCGCAGGCGGGGTGGGGGCGAGCAGCGGGGGCGCCGGGATTCGCTCGGCGGGGTTTGCGATAGGTGTCGGAGGCGACGAGAAGCACGTGAGGCACGCTCAAACCGAGCCCGCAGCCGCGGAGTGTGGCATCAACGGTAACATGCGCGTGGAATCCGCCTCCGCGAGCTGTGCGCCTACACAACTTGCGCGTGCAGCCGTTGCGGAGCGCCGAACGAGGGGCAGATCCGCGGCGACCACCGAAATAACGCGGCTGCGGAGCCGAGCATCAA ATCGTAATAAGAACGCTGAGCTGAAGAGACGCTACGGTTTAGTCACGAGATTTGGTTCAGGGAGACGCGTCAAGCGGTCTGTGAAAAGCTCGTGCTGTGCCTTTTGTGGCGATGTAAAAAACACCCCTCCTGCTAGCAAAAAACGGGCTCGTGTCCGTAAGCCCGGCTCAAGGCGCCCTGACCCGCCGCGAAGGTGGGAGGGAGCCAAGCTTCGTCCTGCAGTGCAAGCTCAGCAGAAACCCAGGCTTGTTGTGGGGCTCGGGAAGTTCCCCAAGGTCAAACTGTGTGATGTAGCCCGGGTGTTTCACGTGACCTCACGTGAATTTTCGTGCGTTTTGCCTGCAGTGCTGCATCAAAAGAGGGAGCATAAAGGTGTGCAGTGCTTTGAGAGAGAATACATGTCTCTGCTGCCACACTCTCACCACG GTGAACGAATTTCTGATATATTGGTGGGTCTTGAGGGGTGTACCGGGCCTGCGGATAATCATGTTGGGAGGATACTGGACAACGAGAGGATGACACTGACCTCTGGGGAAGGGAATGTGCGTGTCTCTTCCAACCATGATGGGTTTCAGCATAATGGTGAGGCAGGAGGCTCGGCTGTGGCGTTGACGGGTCAGGAAGAGGCACCGACAGCGACTCCAGTCCTCCGTGTTCCTCCTTTGGTACTACAATGTGAGCCAACCTTCAATGAAGTTGGTTTTCCCGATCACTTACAGGGGAACCCTGCAGTTGACCATAATGCCTCTGCTGTTGGACAGTCTGAGGAATGCTGCTGTCCTCTGGAGGAGGAAAGTGGAAGTGAGGATTCAGAAGATAAAGCATActctcctctttccttctcctgccaGAGAACCCAAGCCTATGTGACTCGGTCTCGCTTGTCCTGTGCCCGTGCTTACAAGTCTTGGCCCTTCCCTAGACGTGGACCTCTTTCCGAACTGAAGTCATCAGTTTACACTGGCCCTCGATGGATTGTTACCCCAGCGGCCTCAGATGTTGCAGATCATGGGATCAGCAAAGTGCAAACTTCTCTCAGTGTGACACCTGGAGAGAACATCAGAGAAAACCCTTACAAGCGTCTCCAATCAAGTGTCGAGAGCACTGTGGATCAAAACAGGCAAGGGCAGTCATCGTCTGCAAACCTGAGCAGGATGGAGAAAAACCCTTCGGAGGTTGTGGAGATTCCAAAAGTTTCAACAGCAGAATACCAGAAAAATCCAGACAAAGGTCAGGAACCCTGCAACCATTCCCACACTGGGCCTGATCCCTCTGCAGACACAGAATTTGTGCATTTTCCTCAACTGAGATTTCCTTATCTCGTCTTGCTCAAGAAGCGCAATAGTGAAGCTGGGGTCACGTGTTCCCCAGAAGTCTCCTGTGATCAGGATAACTTCTCTGGTTTGCTGTCTGCTCAACACCATGACATTCCTGGCAAGAGAACTGATGAGCTGAATGTGGTTCCCACACCTGAACCAGTCAGTGTTCCTCAACTCGGGCCTGTTGAGCAGAGTCTGTCTGGTGGTGCAGGTCACTTTCAGCACAACAGTCTCACAAGAAGAGCTCTGCAATCTTCACTTGATCTACTGCATCCTCCAGAAGAGCCCATCTCCAAAGCCGCTCCCGAGATGGTATGTTCCAAAACGGAACCTCAGGCTACTTCCTCAGTGACTTCTAATTCTGCTGTTGAGACCAGGACTAATCTATTGCACCCTGAAAAGACCGATCAACCTGACTTGACTGGAGGGAGAAGATGGAAGAAGAGCTTTAGCAGCCTGATGAGCAGAGTCGACGACGACGaatcctctttctcctcctcctcctccagtgAGGACTATCACAACAGTAACCTCTCTTCCAGCAGCGATTCTGAAGGCCCATCGCTGCAGGATGAGATGCGTGAGCTCGGTAAGGCCGATCGAGACTCGTCCCCCGTCCGTTCCCCAAAGTGCTCTCCGGTTGCTGGGGGTGATCTGGATGTTTTACGAGCGTATGAGGAAGATGCCATTGTGCTTGATGTGATTCAAGATGACCCAGAGCTCTTCGGGGCTGTCGTCATGGAAACGGAAGAACGACAGACTCAAAAAATTAGCCCGGAGGCAGGAAAGGAGGCGAGACAAATGTCCTCACAACCTGGGAAGACCGCCATGCTCCAAAGTCGTCAGAGGATAGTTTGGGGCTTAGAGTCAACGAG GCGAACTGCTCAAATCAAGCTGGAGAATTCTGACGGTTTCTCTGCAG TGAAGGCTGGTGGAAAGCCTCAGGGTTCTGTGACTCAGCAGGTACACAGCAGAACCTGGACCCCAAGGAACCCTGTAGTGAAACCAGAACAG ACTCTTACAGACTGTAATAATAACCTGGATAAGAGATGTGCAGACCTGAACGCCAACAGCGCTGGATCATCATGGCTTGTGGTTGATGCGCGCAGCAATG TTCATGGTGCAGCTGGGATCGGCAGCAGTGTTCCTAAACCTTCTCCGCTCTCA TATTGTCGCTTTTACTTCAGTGAGCATCACTCGTGCCTGCGGAACATGTGCTGGTTCCTCCATTTGCCCAGGGATGAAGATGAGAAG TTCTGTATGGACACGGTGCAGAAGTTCTGCCGTGCTGGAAGTCCTTCCCTTGTACAGCGAGCAG tGGAGGTGTTTGTTGGCTATTACAGGACTAATTCTCCTGGTGTGAGTTTCAGTCAAAACATTGTGAactctctgctctcctctctgctGAACCTGGCACTGCTGACGGACCTGCTGCCTGTCATCAACACGCTGCTCTCGCACAACAGAGCG GCTCCCCCTGAGCTCGTGATGGTACTTTATGAACAGGTGCGCGAGAGAGGACAGCTCAGCTTGGTACCAGAGCTCATATTCCTCACCTCAAAG atgatAGATGCAGgctgtgtgttcactgtgaaTCAGTGTGAGATGATGCAGTCAGAGCTCCAGATGCTGCAGGTGCCCAGACAACAGATGATCATTTTCCATGCTGTCAAATGCAG AGCTTTGGCCACAAACCCCCTCACTGCTGAAGTGTCAGCGCTGTCTGAGGCTGTGGTCCAGATCGAG gtgtGTAAGCAGCAGGAGAACTGGCCCGGACTGGCGAGCGTGTTCTGTAGGGTCTGTGCCAGTCGACACAGTGCAGGAGAACTGGCCAGGTTCTGCTGCTGTGTTACCACGGCTCTGCTGAAAGAACCTAAAGACAAGCTCACGCTGCCATACGAGCCTTTCGCCGAGTCAG TATGTCAGGAGGTGCCGTCGGACAGGTTGGTTAAAAGCTTTCTGGGAAGAGTGGGAGTCTCTCTGATGATTAGATATCACAGAATGCACGACTGGGCCAAG GGTGTGAAGTTGGTCCTCGTGATGTCTCGGCTGCACGTGGAGTTCTCCAAATTGAAAGGGCTCTTCGGCAATGAGGACGGGATGTCCCGTTGTCAGGTCATCACCATGGCGACGGAGCTCTTCCTCCAGAGCGGGAGCATTGAGGGAGCTCTGAATGTGCTCAGAG ctgaTGAGTGGTTTGTGAGCTCAAGCATGTGGCCATGTGACCAGGCGGATGTGGAGAACCGGAGGAGGGTTCTGATCGTTCTAGCGGGAAAAAcctcacacagagacacactggaGGTTCTCAGCAACCTGCCGGGACTCAGACAGCCACTCG atggtgtccagctgG GGCATCAGCGCAGAACCTTCACAGCTTCAGAACGTCATCCATAA
- the topaz1 gene encoding uncharacterized protein topaz1 isoform X6 translates to MQPPHRIKLNRSAFRPESVSASKRRRSGCDPRVPPTGARAADAARADHMHREPPIPPARERHTGYDSGTAPLSAGGVGASSGGAGIRSAGFAIGVGGDEKHVRHAQTEPAAAECGINGNMRVESASASCAPTQLARAAVAERRTRGRSAATTEITRLRSRASNRNKNAELKRRYGLVTRFGSGRRVKRSVKSSCCAFCGDVKNTPPASKKRARVRKPGSRRPDPPRRWEGAKLRPAVQAQQKPRLVVGLGKFPKVKLCDVARVFHVTSREFSCVLPAVLHQKREHKGVQCFEREYMSLLPHSHHGERISDILVGLEGCTGPADNHVGRILDNERMTLTSGEGNVRVSSNHDGFQHNGEAGGSAVALTGQEEAPTATPVLRVPPLVLQCEPTFNEVGFPDHLQGNPAVDHNASAVGQSEECCCPLEEESGSEDSEDKAYSPLSFSCQRTQAYVTRSRLSCARAYKSWPFPRRGPLSELKSSVYTGPRWIVTPAASDVADHGISKVQTSLSVTPGENIRENPYKRLQSSVESTVDQNRQGQSSSANLSRMEKNPSEVVEIPKVSTAEYQKNPDKGQEPCNHSHTGPDPSADTEFVHFPQLRFPYLVLLKKRNSEAGVTCSPEVSCDQDNFSGLLSAQHHDIPGKRTDELNVVPTPEPVSVPQLGPVEQSLSGGAGHFQHNSLTRRALQSSLDLLHPPEEPISKAAPEMVCSKTEPQATSSVTSNSAVETRTNLLHPEKTDQPDLTGGRRWKKSFSSLMSRVDDDESSFSSSSSSEDYHNSNLSSSSDSEGPSLQDEMRELGKADRDSSPVRSPKCSPVAGGDLDVLRAYEEDAIVLDVIQDDPELFGAVVMETEERQTQKISPEAGKEARQMSSQPGKTAMLQSRQRIVWGLESTRRTAQIKLENSDGFSAVKAGGKPQGSVTQQVHSRTWTPRNPVVKPEQTLTDCNNNLDKRCADLNANSAGSSWLVVDARSNVHGAAGIGSSVPKPSPLSYCRFYFSEHHSCLRNMCWFLHLPRDEDEKFCMDTVQKFCRAGSPSLVQRAVEVFVGYYRTNSPGVSFSQNIVNSLLSSLLNLALLTDLLPVINTLLSHNRAAPPELVMVLYEQVRERGQLSLVPELIFLTSKMIDAGCVFTVNQCEMMQSELQMLQVPRQQMIIFHAVKCRALATNPLTAEVSALSEAVVQIEVCKQQENWPGLASVFCRVCASRHSAGELARFCCCVTTALLKEPKDKLTLPYEPFAESVCQEVPSDRLVKSFLGRVGVSLMIRYHRMHDWAKGVKLVLVMSRLHVEFSKLKGLFGNEDGMSRCQVITMATELFLQSGSIEGALNVLRADEWFVSSSMWPCDQADVENRRRVLIVLAGKTSHRDTLEVLSNLPGLRQPLEVYDEPGSAGRCRHSRIHVDAGHQRRTFTASERHP, encoded by the exons ATGCAGCCGCCGCACCGGATTAAACTGAACCGCAGCGCGTTCAGACCCGAAAGCGTTTCGGCTTCAAAGCGGCGGCGCTCCGGCTGTGACCCCCGCGTTCCTCCCACCGGGGCGCGCGCGGCGGATGCAGCCCGAGCCGACCACATGCACCGGGAACCGCCGATCCCACCTGCCCGGGAGCGCCACACAGGGTACGACTCAGGTACCGCTCCGCTCAGCGCAGGCGGGGTGGGGGCGAGCAGCGGGGGCGCCGGGATTCGCTCGGCGGGGTTTGCGATAGGTGTCGGAGGCGACGAGAAGCACGTGAGGCACGCTCAAACCGAGCCCGCAGCCGCGGAGTGTGGCATCAACGGTAACATGCGCGTGGAATCCGCCTCCGCGAGCTGTGCGCCTACACAACTTGCGCGTGCAGCCGTTGCGGAGCGCCGAACGAGGGGCAGATCCGCGGCGACCACCGAAATAACGCGGCTGCGGAGCCGAGCATCAA ATCGTAATAAGAACGCTGAGCTGAAGAGACGCTACGGTTTAGTCACGAGATTTGGTTCAGGGAGACGCGTCAAGCGGTCTGTGAAAAGCTCGTGCTGTGCCTTTTGTGGCGATGTAAAAAACACCCCTCCTGCTAGCAAAAAACGGGCTCGTGTCCGTAAGCCCGGCTCAAGGCGCCCTGACCCGCCGCGAAGGTGGGAGGGAGCCAAGCTTCGTCCTGCAGTGCAAGCTCAGCAGAAACCCAGGCTTGTTGTGGGGCTCGGGAAGTTCCCCAAGGTCAAACTGTGTGATGTAGCCCGGGTGTTTCACGTGACCTCACGTGAATTTTCGTGCGTTTTGCCTGCAGTGCTGCATCAAAAGAGGGAGCATAAAGGTGTGCAGTGCTTTGAGAGAGAATACATGTCTCTGCTGCCACACTCTCACCACG GTGAACGAATTTCTGATATATTGGTGGGTCTTGAGGGGTGTACCGGGCCTGCGGATAATCATGTTGGGAGGATACTGGACAACGAGAGGATGACACTGACCTCTGGGGAAGGGAATGTGCGTGTCTCTTCCAACCATGATGGGTTTCAGCATAATGGTGAGGCAGGAGGCTCGGCTGTGGCGTTGACGGGTCAGGAAGAGGCACCGACAGCGACTCCAGTCCTCCGTGTTCCTCCTTTGGTACTACAATGTGAGCCAACCTTCAATGAAGTTGGTTTTCCCGATCACTTACAGGGGAACCCTGCAGTTGACCATAATGCCTCTGCTGTTGGACAGTCTGAGGAATGCTGCTGTCCTCTGGAGGAGGAAAGTGGAAGTGAGGATTCAGAAGATAAAGCATActctcctctttccttctcctgccaGAGAACCCAAGCCTATGTGACTCGGTCTCGCTTGTCCTGTGCCCGTGCTTACAAGTCTTGGCCCTTCCCTAGACGTGGACCTCTTTCCGAACTGAAGTCATCAGTTTACACTGGCCCTCGATGGATTGTTACCCCAGCGGCCTCAGATGTTGCAGATCATGGGATCAGCAAAGTGCAAACTTCTCTCAGTGTGACACCTGGAGAGAACATCAGAGAAAACCCTTACAAGCGTCTCCAATCAAGTGTCGAGAGCACTGTGGATCAAAACAGGCAAGGGCAGTCATCGTCTGCAAACCTGAGCAGGATGGAGAAAAACCCTTCGGAGGTTGTGGAGATTCCAAAAGTTTCAACAGCAGAATACCAGAAAAATCCAGACAAAGGTCAGGAACCCTGCAACCATTCCCACACTGGGCCTGATCCCTCTGCAGACACAGAATTTGTGCATTTTCCTCAACTGAGATTTCCTTATCTCGTCTTGCTCAAGAAGCGCAATAGTGAAGCTGGGGTCACGTGTTCCCCAGAAGTCTCCTGTGATCAGGATAACTTCTCTGGTTTGCTGTCTGCTCAACACCATGACATTCCTGGCAAGAGAACTGATGAGCTGAATGTGGTTCCCACACCTGAACCAGTCAGTGTTCCTCAACTCGGGCCTGTTGAGCAGAGTCTGTCTGGTGGTGCAGGTCACTTTCAGCACAACAGTCTCACAAGAAGAGCTCTGCAATCTTCACTTGATCTACTGCATCCTCCAGAAGAGCCCATCTCCAAAGCCGCTCCCGAGATGGTATGTTCCAAAACGGAACCTCAGGCTACTTCCTCAGTGACTTCTAATTCTGCTGTTGAGACCAGGACTAATCTATTGCACCCTGAAAAGACCGATCAACCTGACTTGACTGGAGGGAGAAGATGGAAGAAGAGCTTTAGCAGCCTGATGAGCAGAGTCGACGACGACGaatcctctttctcctcctcctcctccagtgAGGACTATCACAACAGTAACCTCTCTTCCAGCAGCGATTCTGAAGGCCCATCGCTGCAGGATGAGATGCGTGAGCTCGGTAAGGCCGATCGAGACTCGTCCCCCGTCCGTTCCCCAAAGTGCTCTCCGGTTGCTGGGGGTGATCTGGATGTTTTACGAGCGTATGAGGAAGATGCCATTGTGCTTGATGTGATTCAAGATGACCCAGAGCTCTTCGGGGCTGTCGTCATGGAAACGGAAGAACGACAGACTCAAAAAATTAGCCCGGAGGCAGGAAAGGAGGCGAGACAAATGTCCTCACAACCTGGGAAGACCGCCATGCTCCAAAGTCGTCAGAGGATAGTTTGGGGCTTAGAGTCAACGAG GCGAACTGCTCAAATCAAGCTGGAGAATTCTGACGGTTTCTCTGCAG TGAAGGCTGGTGGAAAGCCTCAGGGTTCTGTGACTCAGCAGGTACACAGCAGAACCTGGACCCCAAGGAACCCTGTAGTGAAACCAGAACAG ACTCTTACAGACTGTAATAATAACCTGGATAAGAGATGTGCAGACCTGAACGCCAACAGCGCTGGATCATCATGGCTTGTGGTTGATGCGCGCAGCAATG TTCATGGTGCAGCTGGGATCGGCAGCAGTGTTCCTAAACCTTCTCCGCTCTCA TATTGTCGCTTTTACTTCAGTGAGCATCACTCGTGCCTGCGGAACATGTGCTGGTTCCTCCATTTGCCCAGGGATGAAGATGAGAAG TTCTGTATGGACACGGTGCAGAAGTTCTGCCGTGCTGGAAGTCCTTCCCTTGTACAGCGAGCAG tGGAGGTGTTTGTTGGCTATTACAGGACTAATTCTCCTGGTGTGAGTTTCAGTCAAAACATTGTGAactctctgctctcctctctgctGAACCTGGCACTGCTGACGGACCTGCTGCCTGTCATCAACACGCTGCTCTCGCACAACAGAGCG GCTCCCCCTGAGCTCGTGATGGTACTTTATGAACAGGTGCGCGAGAGAGGACAGCTCAGCTTGGTACCAGAGCTCATATTCCTCACCTCAAAG atgatAGATGCAGgctgtgtgttcactgtgaaTCAGTGTGAGATGATGCAGTCAGAGCTCCAGATGCTGCAGGTGCCCAGACAACAGATGATCATTTTCCATGCTGTCAAATGCAG AGCTTTGGCCACAAACCCCCTCACTGCTGAAGTGTCAGCGCTGTCTGAGGCTGTGGTCCAGATCGAG gtgtGTAAGCAGCAGGAGAACTGGCCCGGACTGGCGAGCGTGTTCTGTAGGGTCTGTGCCAGTCGACACAGTGCAGGAGAACTGGCCAGGTTCTGCTGCTGTGTTACCACGGCTCTGCTGAAAGAACCTAAAGACAAGCTCACGCTGCCATACGAGCCTTTCGCCGAGTCAG TATGTCAGGAGGTGCCGTCGGACAGGTTGGTTAAAAGCTTTCTGGGAAGAGTGGGAGTCTCTCTGATGATTAGATATCACAGAATGCACGACTGGGCCAAG GGTGTGAAGTTGGTCCTCGTGATGTCTCGGCTGCACGTGGAGTTCTCCAAATTGAAAGGGCTCTTCGGCAATGAGGACGGGATGTCCCGTTGTCAGGTCATCACCATGGCGACGGAGCTCTTCCTCCAGAGCGGGAGCATTGAGGGAGCTCTGAATGTGCTCAGAG ctgaTGAGTGGTTTGTGAGCTCAAGCATGTGGCCATGTGACCAGGCGGATGTGGAGAACCGGAGGAGGGTTCTGATCGTTCTAGCGGGAAAAAcctcacacagagacacactggaGGTTCTCAGCAACCTGCCGGGACTCAGACAGCCACTCG AAGTGTATGATGAACCAGGCTCTGCTGGTCGCTGCAGACACTCTCGAATTCATGTTGATGCAGGGCATCAGCGCAGAACCTTCACAGCTTCAGAACGTCATCCATAA